One Gossypium arboreum isolate Shixiya-1 chromosome 13, ASM2569848v2, whole genome shotgun sequence genomic window, ttttaattcattttaccctaaatgaccaaaatgcccttactactaaactttccaaaattccatccatgtccaattttgtccatagacttagaaattggtaaaattactctttaagacctcctaattaatatttcaaaacaatttcatactagaaacttctagaatgcaagttttgcaaattattcgatttagtccctaatttcaatttaagcactttatgcataaaatttcttcacgaaattttcacacaatcatgcaatcatatcatagaccttaaaataatcataaaataattatttctatctcgtattttgtggtcacgaagccactattccgactaggcccaaaatcaggatattacacagaGCATAAGCTAATGTTGCTTTCGGCTACTAGACTATTGCCATCTAAGGCCTAACACTTCACAACTTTGCCTAGTAGTACgacactctttttactctcctacaAACCCATTTCCACGGTTTAAGCTATTCCCGTTTCGCTCACTGTTAGTTTCGCTCACTGTTACTACATGAATAACATTTGCTTTCTTTTCCTCCAACTACTAAGATGTTTCAGTTCGCCGTTAGACCAATTAGATAGCCATGGGTATTATCCCCTCATAGCGACCTCTTTCTCATTAATCTAACAATCtttcttttaatcttattttgctTGATTTCTTCTTAAGACGGCCTTGAAACACAATCTTTAACACCTCTAAACTCACATTCATACAGTGACGTATCTAGATGATGGAAAATTGTTCATTTAggtcatttaaaaatttaaaattttaaattagtaaaaataatatTACACTTTCAccccttaaaaataataaaaattaatttaatcttttaaaattataaaaatataggctattaaaaataacaatttaatTTTGGCTCCCAATAAAAATTTTCTGGCATCGCCCCTATATTCGTATTATAGAAACTAAAGAGACTGAATTCATTTCACAAAGTCCATCTCGAAACCCGGTTCATAATAAACTAAATCAAtactttattaaaaatatttataaaatacaaaaaaattacCTAAATCCAATTTCCAATTAAAATTTTCGAATCGATCGTGAAGTCAAAAAAGTTTTTCGAGTGATTATTTATTTTGTGAGAGTTAACatataattttgtaattttaatagtctatatttttataatttttaaaagactaaatcaaaattttatcatttaaaaggGGTAAAGTGTAACTTTACATATACtacctaaaaattttataaatagaaAAGCACCAAAAGttaaaatttctcattttaaaGGGAGTCGAGATCCCTACTATTGTCTTTAGCACCACTTCTGATCAAATCGATTAAATTAccaattcatcaattcatatctCATATCGATTACTGATCCAATAAAAATTTTTAACCTTAAACTTCAAATCcgcattatattttaatatataatatttgacATAATACATCTGACATGTGAATCGTGAATTGACGAGATGTTTACAAAATAACTAGGAAAGTGACTAAGCCAAAGATTCAATTATTAAAGGAGCGTGTAATAACGCGCCAATAACATAGACTGATGGCTTGGTCTTTACATACATACGCGGTCCTCATAAACCCAGCAGGATTGGATTAAGTTGTACGGCTCTGATCTTTCTACAGAAGAATCAGACGGTTAATCAACACAGTCCACGTGATATAAATGTCCAATCCCCCCGATCTCTTCTCCCCTCCTCAAATTTCGTTTCATTTTCACTTGTCCAAAGCTCTGTACTGAGAAAAACCAAATTCTTTCCTACCATTTTCCTTTCagtccttttatttttttctctcacATATGCTTGCCATGGAGAATATTGAGAATATTGGTGATGAATACAAAAATTATTGGGAGACGAAGTATTTCCTTGAAAATGAAGAATATAGGTACCTTCTTACCTTTTCACaacaattttgatttatttattttttatttgtttttatccGTTTTAATGTTCATCAAAAGTGAATTGCCTTTGGTTAGACAATTAATATACTAGAAAACagtaagagaaaagaaaaatgaatctAATTATTTAAATCGGATTGAATCGATGCAGTTGGCCAATTGATGAGTTCTCCGGTTACTATGATTCGAGTTCTCCTGACGGAGCAGCTTCTTCCGTTGCTGCTAAGAACATCGTTTCTGAGAGAAACCGACGGAAAAAGCTTAATGAGCGCCTCTTTGCTCTTAGAGCTGTTGTTCCAAATATAAGTAAAGTATGTTATCAAATCGTCATGGATTTGTGAATATATGTttgtttttttgttattttttctgAATTGATTTTTATTTAGTTTGATGTTGTTGATTTGAATCGATTTAGATGGATAAGGCTTCGATAATTAAGGACGCCATTGATTACATCCAAGAATTGCACGATCAAGAGGGTAGAATCCAGGCCGAGATCAGGGAGTTAGAATCGGGAAAGCTGAAGAAAAATCCAGGTTTCGAATATGATCAAGAGTTATCAGGGCTGAGATCTAAGAAGACTAAACTCGATAACATTTTTGATTATGGTGGATCAAGAGCTTCCCCTATTGAAGTTCTTGAAGTACACTCTCCAACTCCCCCTTCACTTTCTCTCTGTCTCATATAATTAGttcttttttctcaaaattacacCTGTAACTGTTTTTCCTTTGGGTTTGAATTTTCGAAGCTGAAAGTGACCCATATGGGGGAAAAGACAATGGTGGTGAGTATAACCTGCAGTAAAAAGACGGACACGATGGTTAGACTATGCGAGGTATTCGAATCATTGAAGCTTAAAATTATTACGGCCAACATCACGGTGGTCTCCGGCAGACTGTTGAAAACCGTGTTTGTTGAGGTAAGTCCATTTTTCGTCTTTCTAGAACTGTTGTTCTTCGTTCCCTTTCACTGGGtcacattttatatttattttgttagttGTGTCGTCGTACGAAACAACAATTACCCGTAAAATGGGCCATATATTATTTAAGACCAAAATAGAAAAATCGAATTTAACTCCCTAAGCAACTTAGATCCTAGCGTAACCAATTAATGCTAGGAAAACTTATTTAAcagattttataaaataattagtataaatttaaacttaaaCAGTAAAACTTTAATAAATTCTTTagttattaaaacaaataatataagtgactggaaattagaaattaaaaatagtttaATGCTAACTTGTGtactaaaacaagttaaaaaaaTAACCAACAAATTAGAAGTAGTGATAGTGGGGTTCTTCTCTGAATATGTGAATTAAGTTCGAATTTTACAATCATCGTTGTTGgaagaattttattttaatatcacgTTAACTCAAATAGAATTTAATTTAGACCGTAAAATAATTGAGTACAcctataattatatataaaagaaaaaaaaatagattaaaacAACAGTACTTCTTACCAAACTTAACATAAGTTAATTAAACAAGTTTTACTAATATGGGTTGATTTCATTAGTTGAATACTCATTAACATCTCATCAACAATCTCAACGCTCTATATAATTAATAGTATTCGTCTAGACTTTTAATTTAAAACAGGTTTAATTCCAAATTTATTTAAAGGAAAAAAAGTAGTGAACactttcataaaaaatttaaaagcttTAATAACCGGATTAAGTAAcgacaaataaattattaaaaatgtggTGGCGTACAACACATAGTTAGAAGGggtatcaaataaaaaaaaaacggCCAGAAACGTGGGGCCTAAAATATTGGAAACCGATAGAGAAAACTTTAATAAAGTCGATCATCCATTACCATCTTTTATAGAATAATTTAAGAtaagtgaaaaataaataaagaaaaaaacaaaagagaGAGACAATAATGTAGTTAATTACTtagtaattatattttaaataaaaagtatttttttttctttttagaaaaattaatttactaaatGATTTGATTTTAAACCAATCCTTTTATTGAATTAAAATCCTTCATATATagatacaaaataaaaaaaaatatttatcacATTATCATTggagtttaaaaattttacaaacatGACAATTGAGTCTTAGCTTGATTAACAATTGAGTCTTAGCTTGATTAACATGAGCAACAAGAGTACGAATGCGCTAAAACgtattatccttctatttatggGTTGGAGAAGGATTATAGATAGTTTTAAATATTGTGTCAAAAAAATAACAGATATGATCAAAACTTATATtgagattatttaaaaaaaattctaccaCCATAATTGGAGTGATCACATATTAATGTAGAGtatagtaaaaaaattaaaagtaaaaaagaaGGGCAtatgttaattttaaattttacttaaatatttttaaaaaatgcaTGGTCAtcctataaaataaatgaatag contains:
- the LOC108471248 gene encoding transcription factor bHLH35, with amino-acid sequence MLAMENIENIGDEYKNYWETKYFLENEEYSWPIDEFSGYYDSSSPDGAASSVAAKNIVSERNRRKKLNERLFALRAVVPNISKMDKASIIKDAIDYIQELHDQEGRIQAEIRELESGKLKKNPGFEYDQELSGLRSKKTKLDNIFDYGGSRASPIEVLELKVTHMGEKTMVVSITCSKKTDTMVRLCEVFESLKLKIITANITVVSGRLLKTVFVEADEREKDELKVQIETAIAALNDPQSPMSM